One Clostridia bacterium genomic region harbors:
- a CDS encoding ketoacyl-ACP synthase III, with the protein MLAAGVLGTGSYLPEEIITNQDLERIVDTSDAWIRERTGIRERRRAAEREATSDLCLEAARRALADAGVPAEEIDLIMVATVTPDMAFPATGCLVQDQLGAARAWAFDLEAGCSGFLYGLALGSQLIATGYSRYILLIGAETFSRIINWTDRNTCVLFGDGAGAVVMGPVPQGRGVLASRMAADGSGGKLLFQPAGGSRLPASEETVKERLHTIHMRGPEVFRFAVRCMEEVSLDVLHRCGLEPQDLDLFVPHQANWRIIDATRRRLGLPEDKVVVNLDRYGNMSSASIPVALDEARQQGRLREGDLVLLASFGAGFTWGAALLRWGRGQQAGNLLA; encoded by the coding sequence ACCAGGACCTGGAACGAATAGTGGACACCAGTGACGCGTGGATACGAGAGCGAACCGGCATCCGGGAACGCCGGCGGGCAGCAGAGCGCGAGGCCACTTCTGACCTGTGTCTGGAGGCGGCACGGAGGGCCCTGGCCGATGCCGGCGTGCCCGCCGAGGAAATCGACCTGATAATGGTGGCTACGGTTACCCCGGACATGGCCTTTCCCGCCACCGGCTGCCTGGTCCAGGATCAACTGGGAGCCGCGCGGGCCTGGGCCTTCGACCTGGAAGCAGGCTGCTCCGGTTTTCTTTACGGACTGGCCCTGGGCAGTCAGCTCATCGCTACCGGCTATTCCCGCTACATACTGCTGATCGGAGCCGAGACCTTCAGCCGCATCATTAACTGGACCGATCGCAATACCTGCGTACTGTTCGGCGACGGCGCCGGCGCAGTAGTGATGGGTCCGGTACCCCAAGGCAGGGGAGTGCTGGCTTCGCGTATGGCCGCCGACGGCAGCGGGGGAAAACTGCTCTTTCAGCCGGCAGGAGGGTCGCGCCTGCCGGCAAGCGAGGAAACCGTGAAGGAGCGACTCCACACCATCCACATGCGCGGCCCGGAAGTGTTTCGCTTCGCGGTACGGTGTATGGAAGAGGTATCACTGGACGTACTTCACCGGTGCGGCCTGGAGCCACAGGATCTGGACCTGTTCGTGCCGCATCAGGCCAACTGGAGAATCATCGACGCTACCCGGCGCCGCCTGGGCCTGCCGGAGGATAAAGTAGTGGTTAACCTGGACCGCTACGGCAATATGTCCAGCGCCTCTATTCCCGTGGCTCTGGACGAGGCGAGGCAACAGGGGAGGCTCAGGGAAGGAGATCTGGTACTTCTGGCCAGCTTCGGGGCGGGGTTCACCTGGGGGGCGGCCCTGCTCCGCTGGGGTAGGGGCCAGCAGGCGGGGAACTTGCTCGCGTAA